acctgaaaacaacaacaacaacaaaaagaattCTCAGTATATgagatatataaaaaaatacaatttgatTCTGACTTTCACATCCAAAGAGTAAATATTCCACTTACCAATTTTAAAGCAATAACCCGTAAACCACTCATCATCAAACTGGGCACAATGCAGCAGGTAGTGTCCTTGCAGGAAACCATTTAGAGAGCAGAACAAACCCGCTGCCACCATCACACTCAGCGGGAAAGGCTTTCCTCTCATCAATAGCGAGTACACAAATGTTCTATGATTGGGGAACAAAATGGTAGATGCAGCAGGGGTGGCGAAAGACGGGGATAATGGTGCATTTTTTCCATGCTGGTACATGCAGAAAAAGCTGTGTTTTACAATCCACAGGAAGCACACTGTATAAATGATTTGGCATTAAGGTGAAAACTAAAATGGTGCCACTAAGCTCCACTCTTCATGGGAGGTTAGGAAAGCATTCCTCAGAGTGTTGTTTTGAATTATAGCAGCAGGAAAAATCCTTTTCAAAcctccttttgtttgtttcttttgcttttcaGGTCCCCATCTGAAATTTTGTCTCTTGCTTTCACAAAATGTCTCAATACGTAATGTACATCCAGAAGCTAAAAGATGATTACGCCACgtctttgttgttttatgtaaaatagaaaagacaaactgttagAGAAGAGGGATTttaactttcctttttttaaataacatcaaAGTCGATCTCTGATGTTGGAAAGATTAAATAGGAATACACACACTGTTTACTGTCATGAATACATTGTTCCCTGTTCCCTTCACATGCATAGCAAATGGCACAAAGCTGacttgtttttctgcttttacctTTGAAAGTAGTGCACGCAAAAGGTCGCTAGCAGCAGGTACTTCCCCATAATTGTGGATTTGTGCGTGGTAAGCATTAAAAGTAGAGGGATGATGAAAGCCGGCATCTCCTGAAGGAACCAGGCTAGTCTAGCAGGAACTGTTCTAGCAGGAGGAGGGCATGCCATGTAGCGTCCATAGGAGCTCTGTGACTTCTTGTGATAAACCAGGTGCCAAACTCCTGCCAGAATAAGTCCACAGCTGAGAAAGCTCACCAAGTCCTGATGGCAGTGCATCCTAGCAAGTCTTCGCCTCAGCCGGTAAAAGCTGCTGTGACCGTTTCCACTCGCGAACTAAGCATATGTATGAAGCTCAATGGATGTAAACCGCCACGCAGACTCCTCCCAAATAAAGaaagaggtgtgtgtgttcatcaggCTGTTGACGGGTTGAGCTTTCAGAGTGTAGGTACAAACATTGCTAGAGGCAATGTCTTGATTAGCCTTTTCTGCCTTGGAAAACATTTTGATGTTAAACTGTCACATTTCCAAAAGCTGTAACACACATGAAAAGAGGCACCACAAGTTCGAGTATGAGAGGTAACCAAAGTGCTCAAAACCACCACTGCTTACAGATGCACATGGCAATCCCTGACATGCACTTCAGTTATGTTGCTTTCTTGTATTTCCAAGTGATATGTAAAAGGCATGAGAGTAAATTTTCAGAGTCTGGTAGCTTTAGAGTAAGAGTTTCTCTCCTACTAAATACCATCAAGAGGGTACAGCTGGCACAGGAGGACTGACTGAAGTCATCAAAAATTCATAGCaaagtcaaagtccagattATAATCCTGATTATAGATTACATAAATGCACCTAGTTTCAGGGTTCAGTGATCAGATGATATATATGATATGAATTTGCACAGAAAGTTCATTTTTTTGGTATGTTCAACTCGGTATGAATATAGTACTGAAATTAATGATTTGAAGCATTCAGCCTCAATAAAACCATGACAAGCACACAGTTAGGTCCCTGTTACAGAACATCAGAACCTGTTCTGGAAATGTAGAAATGTAGCAAATGTAGAAATTTGATACATTTCCCTCATTTTCATATGGATTCTAAATACATGTGAAAATGAGGGAAACATATAAAAATTCAGCATTCTGTGCAACACCATTTAACTTGTATTGTCTTTGATGTTCATTCCCCAGTAAACATACTGTGTAAAAGTATCAacccacccctcatttctttacactttgctagg
The Pelmatolapia mariae isolate MD_Pm_ZW linkage group LG13, Pm_UMD_F_2, whole genome shotgun sequence DNA segment above includes these coding regions:
- the LOC134640455 gene encoding 3-oxo-5-alpha-steroid 4-dehydrogenase 2-like, producing the protein MHCHQDLVSFLSCGLILAGVWHLVYHKKSQSSYGRYMACPPPARTVPARLAWFLQEMPAFIIPLLLMLTTHKSTIMGKYLLLATFCVHYFQRTFVYSLLMRGKPFPLSVMVAAGLFCSLNGFLQGHYLLHCAQFDDEWFTGYCFKIGLLLFYIGMAINIHSDFILRNLRKPKEVIYKIPTGGLFEYVSGANYLGEIVEWFGYAVATWSFPALSFALFTLCFIGPRAYYHHRFYLEKFKDYPKFRKALVPFIF